A single window of Desulfovibrio sp. G11 DNA harbors:
- a CDS encoding alkaline phosphatase family protein — protein MSAKAKRAALIGYDCLIPKRLEHMLAQGGLENFRKFMNEGSYIPEGFNLPTVTPPSWATICTGAWPRTHGVEDYYYYHEGRSLDYKETTQAFGSDILTAQTIWDAWDKAGKKCLVINYPMSWPSKMDKGVMIMGEGLSPAETRWPLHGNEHKEFLCSESVISTDYYPMGAQGVFDDAKGWKNLPEGDEPLEMTVNMTFKESIEPIEDQVWHCLVWQSEDDGYDRMALCPEKDYAKAFFTITLGAWSEPVQHDFTVKADGRTEKGVFRCKLMQLSDDAEEFKLYVSGIAGSCGFVSPAEAAAHIDFSKDITANDIGLVAYLHGIIDTDTVCELVEFHSAWLWNTISSLIKANPDWDLLYMHSHPIDWFYHGWLSDLDSKDEAVRTRAEKMERHIYEVEDRLLGRLMDIMGDETLMCVCSDHGATPMGPILNTAHALKEAGLCSYEPKKSENYWDIYEETEGFNYVLDVNKSVAVPQRYMFVYVNLKDKYPGGIVEAEDYEKVRDQIIDALLDYKHPETGERPVLLAVRREDAHVFGMGGAQAGDVVYVLKPEYMAEHGYGLPTGESGCGSLKNLLMFRGPNIKKGYRYTRPRWLADIVPTFCYVTGNPIPEDAEGAPIYQIMENPDLVD, from the coding sequence ATGTCCGCCAAAGCCAAACGCGCCGCCCTTATCGGCTATGACTGCCTTATTCCCAAAAGGCTTGAACATATGCTGGCCCAGGGAGGGCTGGAAAATTTCCGCAAGTTCATGAACGAAGGCAGCTACATTCCCGAAGGGTTCAACCTGCCCACGGTCACCCCGCCCTCGTGGGCTACCATCTGCACCGGCGCATGGCCCCGCACCCACGGCGTGGAAGACTATTACTACTATCATGAAGGCCGCAGCCTGGACTATAAAGAAACCACCCAGGCTTTCGGCTCCGACATCCTGACCGCCCAGACCATCTGGGACGCCTGGGACAAGGCGGGCAAAAAGTGTCTTGTGATCAACTATCCCATGTCCTGGCCGTCCAAGATGGACAAAGGCGTCATGATCATGGGCGAGGGCCTCAGCCCCGCAGAAACGCGCTGGCCCCTGCACGGTAACGAACACAAGGAATTTCTCTGTTCTGAAAGCGTGATCTCCACCGACTACTATCCCATGGGCGCTCAGGGCGTTTTTGACGACGCCAAAGGCTGGAAAAACCTGCCCGAAGGCGATGAGCCGCTGGAAATGACCGTGAACATGACTTTCAAGGAATCCATCGAACCCATTGAAGATCAGGTATGGCACTGCCTTGTCTGGCAGAGCGAGGACGACGGCTATGACCGCATGGCGCTGTGCCCTGAAAAAGACTATGCCAAGGCCTTTTTCACCATCACCCTGGGCGCGTGGAGCGAGCCCGTGCAGCACGACTTTACCGTAAAGGCCGATGGCCGCACGGAAAAGGGCGTGTTCCGCTGCAAGCTCATGCAGCTGTCTGACGACGCTGAAGAATTCAAACTCTACGTATCCGGCATAGCGGGCAGCTGCGGTTTTGTGTCGCCTGCCGAAGCCGCTGCCCACATCGATTTTTCCAAAGACATCACAGCCAACGACATCGGCCTTGTGGCCTACCTGCACGGCATCATTGATACCGACACCGTGTGCGAACTCGTGGAATTTCACAGCGCGTGGCTCTGGAACACCATCAGCTCGCTTATCAAGGCCAATCCGGACTGGGATCTGCTCTACATGCACTCCCACCCCATTGACTGGTTCTACCACGGCTGGCTCAGCGATCTGGACAGCAAGGACGAAGCCGTCCGCACCCGTGCCGAAAAGATGGAACGCCACATCTACGAAGTGGAAGACCGCCTGCTGGGCCGCCTGATGGACATTATGGGCGATGAGACCCTCATGTGCGTCTGCTCCGACCACGGCGCAACCCCCATGGGACCCATCCTCAATACGGCCCACGCGCTCAAAGAGGCCGGACTGTGCTCCTACGAGCCAAAAAAATCGGAAAATTACTGGGACATCTACGAAGAAACCGAAGGCTTCAACTACGTGCTTGACGTGAACAAGTCCGTGGCCGTGCCCCAGCGCTACATGTTTGTCTACGTCAACCTGAAGGACAAATACCCCGGCGGCATTGTGGAAGCCGAGGATTATGAAAAGGTGCGCGACCAGATCATCGATGCCCTGCTTGACTACAAACACCCCGAAACCGGCGAACGTCCGGTGCTGCTGGCCGTGCGCCGCGAAGACGCCCATGTGTTCGGTATGGGGGGTGCACAGGCGGGCGACGTGGTGTACGTGCTCAAGCCCGAATACATGGCCGAGCACGGCTATGGCCTGCCCACGGGCGAATCCGGCTGCGGCAGCCTGAAGAACCTGCTCATGTTCCGCGGGCCGAACATCAAAAAAGGCTACCGCTACACGCGCCCGCGCTGGCTGGCCGATATCGTACCCACCTTCTGCTACGTGACAGGCAACCCCATTCCTGAAGACGCAGAAGGCGCGCCCATTTACCAGATCATGGAAAACCCCGACCTGGTGGACTAG